The following DNA comes from Nicotiana sylvestris chromosome 10, ASM39365v2, whole genome shotgun sequence.
aaaaattaatgcCGCAATTAACAAAATTATAAAGAACATAATTTGTTAATTATGTTTATATGTACCTTGTTTTGCCATATGTGGTTAATGAAGAATAGCCTGTGGAATACAATTAGTAGTTAATATCGTATTCTAATTCAGCTAAAACACACATAGTACAAAGAATACACCGAGTAAAATTgatatttaaatattatatatatgcCAGCAAAAGTTGTTCCTTATTatttaaaagaaaatagaaacTTCAACAATCAATAACTATATAGAATACGGGGAAAAAAGAGCTTATATTTCTTAGAGAATGCAACAACACTAATCCTTTTCAATTTTGACTTTTTTGCAAATTATTGGGTTGTTGATGTCTTCTTCGACTTTTTTGGTCTTCTTGATTCCTGTTTCCGTTTGTATCTCTTCATCTATTTCAATTGCAGCAATTTTTCAACTTCCTGGATCTCCTCCGCAATAAATCGTCTTCCATCTCGATCGCCACCATTTTTGGAATCAATTTTGACAAGAAAGGTGAACTCTTTTTCCCGACTCAACACCAATTTGCGATAAAATTTGAATTCTTCTTTCTGTACAAAAAAAGAGTAAATTAGTTAAGATTGGATAAGGTATTCAAACCACATAAATGTCACTAATTTGTATATTTTATAATGGTGTAATCAAGAGATAATCtgaccttttgagatattgattGTATATACGTTGTAACATCACAACCAAGCAAGTATCTTGTAGATTCAAACAGTGTAACATAACAACGTTCTTTCTTATCAAACACCTCAAGCTTTAGAATATACCTACAAATTCATAAATAATCAAACAATTAACTCATTTATTGATATGTGAAAATGTAGAGaaagaattgaatttttttttatgtgtTTTACCTTTCCTGGTAATCAACATTCTCGACGCCACAATGATGACATTTTGCAATATTATTTATAACGTCCACTTTCTTGTAACATTTCTTGCAAGAAGAATACCATGGTTCGTCTTTGTTCATTATATCTTTTATTCTTGCATTAAATTTAAAATATGTATCCTGCAAATAAATATAACAAAATAGGTTAGATAGGTCATTTTTAAAAAGTATAAATATTAAGTAGTTGGAATAATTTACCTCTTTATTGTCGAACGAATCATCTTTGATGTCCTCAATCTTTACTTCTCGAGCATTTTTCAGTTGTATACTTGGCAATAAACTAATATCTATGTTTTTTGCCTTTTTATAGTCATGCCTGCATATTGTGTAATTAGTAAATAATAATAACTATATTTTACTAAGATTGCTTAAACTTAAAAGAAAAACTAAGCAAATATTACCATTTTTGGAGAGCTACCGCCTTTTCAAACTTTGGATTTATCATTATACTACTAACGTATGTAGTAGATATTGAAAAATTTCCTTCACAAATAAAAAAAggttaaatataataaaaaattctACAATTTACAAAAAATACCAAAGTTCTTGATATATTACCTCTATATGATGTTTTCCTAACATCACATGCCGCAACGACAGGTTTTTCATCAATCAATTTTTGTAGTACTTGACCGTCTATCTCTGAGAAATCATTCCATAAGGTTACAGTCTTTCTATCAACCCTGAAATTTACAATTAAATATATTAGACATTCATCTTAATTACGAAGAAACATTTAACATATTGAACTAAAACTACCAACTTACATCTCGTTGATAAGCACTATCTCCCTTCGTTTCTTTGAACCTTCTCCCATGGAGGGTTTAATATCCACTAAAATTCCAACTATATCTAAAAAGAATATCAAAATAATTATATGTATATTACCCAAAAATTAATAAGCAGAAtagaaataaaatattatttgtaTATTTAGTGAAAGATTATGAGATGAAATCTAAACAACTTACCAAAAATTGTTCCATTGGTGCACTTTGATGCCTCATCGAatgaaataaaattatttgaaaaaCCAATGGTCGAAAAGTGACTATTGCTTTCTTCAACTAACGTATTTTCCTTAAATCCAATCTCAAGCTCGTTGTGCACTGATTGAAAATTCGGATTTGCACTATTGATGCGTCCGTTTATGATATAATAGATCTTGTTTTGTTGTTAATAATTTTTCCACAACTCAATATAACCATTGAAAAGTGTAGCGTGAATTTTTGTTCCCTGTAAAAAATTTCACTGTAAGTTAATCTGATGGTTAAAACTATAATATGAAAAGACATGAAATAAAATATTGATATAAAATAACAATTACCTCTTCGTCAACTAATGTCACAATTTTTCGGGTGCCTTGATTTGTTTTATTGTTGAATTCTTTTACTATTCCACTCCCAAACACTAACACTCGTATTACCCAACTTGAATCGGATACTCTTAGACTATTAATTGGGACACATTGGTCTAACAATTCCTTTTCACTGGCCATTGCAAGTGTACCTAaaataaagcatgcttaagagtTTTATAAGTTATCAAAGTGACTAATTCAATAAttgattatttttataatataaggAAGATTGTTTACCTGAACAGATGTAATTGTTGAAATCTGAGTGATTCAAGCATGGAAATTGCAATAACGCAAATCATGTAGTATTAATATAACACAAATTAAAGCAGATAGTAtaatttttaattctttttaaaacAAGCAACTTGAGCTGGCATAACAATTATaagtattattaattatacaacaAAGGAAATAAATAATACTAATATTTAAATGATAAGACTTAGATCGAATGTCTAACCGATTTTCTGTGATGAATTGCAATTCTTCAATAACCTGTAACAAAATTTATAAATTATGTGAGATGTAAAATTATCCAAGTCAAAAACATGAAACAAAaactatataataaaaaattattgatgcaacaataaaaataaattagtgATACAACATTAAAAACTGGTGCATGCAAATGTGCTTGGAAAATACAAAGTAGCAAAAGATGTTGatattagtaaaaaaaaaaaaacacctgAAATCGCGATGTTGGAATAGGGTGAACTTTGATGATTAAATTGTGACATTGTAGCTTCTTTTATAGAAGTATTATGGTACACAATTTGACACATAaaagaaattatataaagtaaatTTGTGTGTAAGTTAAAGAGACAAGAAAAATTTATCAAATAATAAAAACTTCTACCAAAATATTTCCCTGGACGAAGTCAAATTCTAAACACTTTCCTTGTGTGCAACGGACGAAGGAAATTTTTTTACACTTTCCTTGTGTGCAACGGACGAAGGAAATTTTTTTTGTTAAGTTTCCTTGGGTTAGAAACGGGACAAAATTTAATGAGAGTAAAAGTTTAGGAAATTTTTTTTGTTAACTTTCCTTCGGTAAGAAACGTGACAAAATTTAACCAATTAATTAAGGCAAAGTTTAATAacaaataattgaagaaaaatttaccaaaaaatcagaaaactaaattaattaagtgatatttttaaatatttatgaAATACTTAAATCACTATATTGTCATATGGGAACTCTATGtcttaaagggtaaaaaaaggcgaacgacatttcgctaagggccttcgtgcttttaatataatatagatttatACAAACTTTTGTATACAAACTTCCACGATTTTCAATTGCAATTTTTGTTCAAACCATTCCagatctccattaaatgacttcaaattttgtatacaacctccttatactatttctaacaagtctaaagaATACCTACTCCAATTTTCTCACAAAACCTGATTCGAAATTTAAATAAACTTATTTAAGCTTGTTCAACAATGGTTAATCTTTactaaatgacttcaaattttgtataCAACCTctttatactatttctaacaagtctaaacaACATCCACTCCAAATTTCTAATAAAATCATATTCGAAATTTAAACCTACTTATTAAAGTGTGTTCAACAATGGTGGATTAtcttaaaaatttaattttttaccACCCAAATATATTtagtttgttgaactaatatttgagtgaCAATTACAGATTCGAAAATTAGATTAAAAGCTTgagcattttaaaaaaaaattaaataataatttcgAGAACCTATTTGGAATTgaatgttgaatcttagcctattatttttgggcttgCAAAGTTAAATATAGATCACTTAATTGCAATGTATGTGTGAGAGTTGTATTTAAATGTAACTCCCCCAaattttaatatatttcaatAGGTTTATCtggaaaaaatatatttaattatataattatacTTGTCCAATCAAACGTGACAGCGAGAATTACATTACAATTACGTTATGGCAAATAACAAAGATAATTACTATACTAGTATATAATTATCAGAGCGATTAATTACTACTGTTAGTAATTACACAACCAAGACAACAATATATTTAACTtttttttattaccaaaaaaaaaaaaaggaagcttCCTCCTCACATGTTTTTCCTTTTCCGACCGTAAAAGCCAAAAGACAACAAGTGCACGAGTCACATTTTTTCCTTCCGGTTTTCGGGAAACATAAAAGAAAACTGAATTAAAAACCCaacatccaaaaaaaaaaaaaaagaaagtaaaaacaagATAAAAACCAACAAGAACGAGAGACTAGGTGGTGGCATAATTGAACGGAACCCCCAAGGTTTCATTCTCTTCATTTACTGCACTTAATTTCTCCGAACTGAAATCTCGCCGATCATCAATCCCCGATTATCCTTACAATATACAAAATCCACTCCTTTCGACGTAATCTCCGGCGATCACCATATCTTCGAGATCGGTTTCCTTTTGTTTTACACTTAGTTGACTTCAGCTTTATCTTAATTTTAGGGTTTGAGGATTTTGAATTATCGAATTGATGCAAGAATTCGTAAGTAACTAGTCATGTCAAAGTTTTAGATTGTAAAATTTTGCAATTTATTCATGGCGAGCGCCGGTGAGGAAGACAACGACGCTGTACTGAGCGACGTGGAGGCGGATGATCCGCTACCTATTGATATAAATTCTCCGCCACCGGAAGATGTCTCAATTGAGAAATTCCATGAGATTCTTGCGGAGCTGGATCGAGAGCGGCAATCTCGATTAGCCGCAGAGAATTCGAAATCGGAATTGCAAGTTTCGTTTAACAGATTGAGAGTTCTCGCTCATGAAGCAATCAAAAAGCGCGATGAGCACTCGAGACAACGCGATGAAGCATTACGGGAAAAGGAAGAAGTTTCTAGAACAGTCGAGAAGGTAACGGATGAACTAAAAGAAGCGATTAAGCAGAAAGATGATTTTGCTAAGCAGTTAGAGGAAGTGAAAAAAGCGAAAGAATCAATGAGAACTGAGATGGAAACTTCTGGTTCAATGTTAGTTAGTGGAATTGATA
Coding sequences within:
- the LOC138879822 gene encoding replication protein A 70 kDa DNA-binding subunit B-like, which produces MASEKELLDQCVPINSLRVSDSSWVIRVLVFGSGIVKEFNNKTNQGTRKIVTLVDEEGTKIHATLFNDIVGILVDIKPSMGEGSKKRREIVLINEMVDRKTVTLWNDFSEIDGQVLQKLIDEKPVVAACDVRKTSYRGNFSISTTYVSSIMINPKFEKAVALQKWHDYKKAKNIDISLLPSIQLKNAREVKIEDIKDDSFDNKEDTYFKFNARIKDIMNKDEPWYSSCKKCYKKVDVINNIAKCHHCGVENVDYQERYILKLEVFDKKERCYVTLFESTRYLLGCDVTTYIQSISQKKEEFKFYRKLVLSREKEFTFLVKIDSKNGGDRDGRRFIAEEIQEVEKLLQLK